A region of Anolis sagrei isolate rAnoSag1 chromosome 2, rAnoSag1.mat, whole genome shotgun sequence DNA encodes the following proteins:
- the PURG gene encoding purine-rich element-binding protein gamma, producing the protein MERGRGGGGGGGGGGRNVGGSGLHRSIYSQSQQQYHYPASSSQTGCMEIQELASKRVDIQKKRFYLDVKQSSRGRFLKIAEVWIGRGRQDNIRKSKLTLSLSVASELKDCLGDFIEHYAHLGLKGSQSHRNEHANGKEQDPRRRQHHHPPSPPASVGSEEHLHSVLKTEYIERDNRKYYLDLKENQRGRFLRIRQTLIRGPGMIGYFGHSLGQEQTIVLPAQGMIEFRDALVQLIEEYGEGDIEERRSGGDEPPELPEGTSFRVDNKRFYFDVGSNRYGIFLKVSEVRPPYRNTITVPYKAWTRFGENFIKYEEEMRRIYNGHKEKRMDTRGDSGEEQEGLD; encoded by the coding sequence ATggagagaggcagaggaggaggaggaggaggaggaggaggaggaaggaatgtGGGGGGCTCTGGCCTACACAGGAGCATTTACTCCCAGTCCCAGCAGCAGTATCATTATCCTGCCTCCTCTTCTCAGACGGGCTGCATGGAAATCCAGGAGCTAGCCTCCAAAAGAGTGGACATCCAAAAAAAGAGGTTCTATCTGGATGTGAAGCAGAGTTCCCGAGGCCGTTTCCTGAAGATAGCAGAGGTCTGGATAGGAAGAGGCAGGCAGGACAATATCAGGAAAAGTAAACTGACTCTGTCTTTGTCAGTTGCTTCTGAATTGAAGGATTGTCTGGGCGATTTCATTGAACATTATGCCCATTTGGGCCTAAAAGGCAGCCAAAGTCATCGGAACGAACATGCTAATGGTAAAGAGCAAGACCCAAGAAGGCGGCAACACCATCACCCACCGTCACCTCCAGCATCGGTTGGATCTGAAGAGCATCTTCACAGTGTTTTAAAAACGGAATATATTGAAAGAGACAACAGGAAATATTACCTAGACCTGAAGGAGAACCAACGTGGACGTTTCCTTAGGATAAGGCAGACCTTGATTAGAGGACCTGGCATGATAGGATATTTTGGTCACAGTTTAGGACAAGAACAAACTATTGTCCTTCCCGCACAGGGGATGATTGAGTTCAGGGATGCTTTGGTCCAGCTCATTGAAGAGTATGGAGAAGGAGACATAGAGGAAAGGAGGAGTGGGGGAGATGAACCTCCTGAACTCCCAGAAGGGACTTCCTTTAGGGTGGACAACAAGAGGTTCTACTTTGATGTGGGGTCCAACAGGTATGGTATATTTTTGAAGGTAAGTGAAGTGAGACCTCCTTACCGTAACACCATCACTGTCCCCTACAAAGCATGGACAAGATTTGGGGAAAACTTTATCAAGTATGAAGAAGAGATGAGGAGGATTTACAACGGTCATAAAGAGAAAAGAATGGATACCAGAGGGGACAGTGGTGAAGAACAAGAGGGTCTTGATTAG